The proteins below are encoded in one region of Tolumonas auensis DSM 9187:
- a CDS encoding ABC transporter permease has protein sequence MSQQRIPLWVNVGLIPLVNLLMAFAVSALLFYYIEINPLDAVQVMWQGAFGYAEGVGFTLYYATGFIFTGLAVAVAYHAGLFNIGGEGQAYVGGLGVGLVCLWLGDTLPLYLLLPLALLAGGLFGAAWAFVPAYLQAKRGSHIVITTIMFNFIASSLMAYLLVDVLKPASTMAPESAVFAEASWLPKIHAVLAAIGIDMPASPVNISLLWALLCALFVWGFLWYTRWGYQIRSVGANAHAASYAGISYSRVTIMAMAISGMLAGFFALNVIQGELHQIKLNYVEGFGFTGIAVALMGRNHPVGVILASLLFGFLYQGGAELSFEYGVDRNIVVVLQGLVILFSGALEHMFKPRLEALYIKLAGQKEAA, from the coding sequence ATGAGTCAGCAACGGATCCCGCTTTGGGTCAACGTCGGACTTATTCCGTTAGTAAACCTTCTGATGGCGTTTGCTGTTTCAGCACTGCTGTTTTATTACATTGAGATCAATCCGCTCGATGCGGTGCAGGTCATGTGGCAAGGCGCTTTCGGCTATGCCGAAGGGGTTGGTTTTACACTTTACTATGCTACCGGCTTTATCTTTACTGGTCTGGCGGTAGCGGTTGCCTATCATGCCGGATTATTCAATATCGGCGGAGAAGGGCAGGCCTATGTCGGCGGGCTGGGTGTCGGTCTGGTCTGCCTGTGGCTGGGTGATACGTTGCCTCTGTATCTGCTGTTACCGCTGGCATTGCTGGCTGGTGGCCTGTTTGGCGCAGCATGGGCATTTGTTCCTGCCTATCTGCAGGCGAAGCGTGGCAGCCATATCGTTATCACAACTATTATGTTCAATTTCATTGCCTCATCACTGATGGCGTATCTGCTTGTGGATGTGCTGAAACCAGCCAGTACCATGGCGCCGGAGAGTGCCGTGTTCGCTGAGGCAAGCTGGTTACCGAAAATACATGCAGTGCTGGCCGCCATCGGAATTGATATGCCGGCAAGCCCGGTAAACATCAGTCTGCTGTGGGCGTTACTGTGTGCTTTGTTTGTCTGGGGCTTCTTGTGGTACACCCGCTGGGGTTATCAAATCCGCTCGGTCGGTGCCAATGCCCATGCTGCCAGCTATGCCGGTATTTCATATTCCAGAGTCACTATCATGGCGATGGCCATTTCGGGGATGCTGGCCGGATTCTTTGCACTGAACGTAATTCAGGGCGAGTTACACCAGATAAAACTGAACTATGTCGAAGGCTTTGGCTTTACCGGTATCGCCGTTGCATTGATGGGACGCAATCATCCTGTCGGCGTCATTCTGGCCAGTCTGCTGTTCGGTTTTCTCTATCAGGGCGGGGCAGAGCTCAGCTTCGAATATGGTGTAGACCGCAATATCGTCGTGGTATTGCAAGGCCTGGTGATCCTGTTTTCGGGAGCACTGGAGCATATGTTTAAACCTCGCCTGGAGGCACTGTATATCAAACTTGCCGGTCAAAAGGAGGCAGCATAA
- a CDS encoding ABC transporter permease, giving the protein MYETLILMLDSTIRVATPLIFAVLAGLFCERSGVVNIGLEGNLLAAAFAGAATASMTGSALQGVIAGVLVSVATSLLHGFATITHRGDQVVSGMAVNILAAGLTVTLGRYWFDQGGQTPALDGDARFAPLHFPFEKEMFDVPVIGQLYSELLSGHTLLEYIALLAVPTAWWVLYRTRFGLRLRAVGEAPAAVDTAGISVIRLRYSAILICGLLAGLGGVYLSMAQTAQFIPNMSAGKGYMALAALVFGKWRPWTAMSACLLFGFLDAMAIRLQGVEIAGHTIPVQIIEALPYMLTVFLLAGFIGKAVAPKALGTAYVKERE; this is encoded by the coding sequence ATGTACGAAACATTAATATTAATGCTGGATTCGACTATCCGTGTTGCCACTCCGTTGATCTTCGCTGTACTGGCCGGACTTTTCTGTGAGCGTTCCGGTGTGGTTAACATAGGTCTGGAAGGTAATTTGCTGGCGGCAGCGTTTGCAGGTGCCGCGACAGCATCAATGACAGGATCTGCATTGCAGGGTGTGATAGCCGGTGTGCTGGTTTCTGTGGCGACGTCCCTGTTACATGGTTTTGCCACCATCACTCACCGTGGTGATCAGGTTGTAAGTGGTATGGCGGTGAATATTCTGGCTGCCGGTCTGACTGTGACACTTGGTCGTTACTGGTTCGATCAGGGCGGGCAAACGCCTGCACTTGATGGCGATGCCCGGTTTGCACCGCTGCATTTTCCGTTTGAAAAGGAAATGTTTGATGTTCCGGTGATCGGTCAGCTTTATTCTGAGCTGCTGAGTGGTCATACGCTTCTGGAATATATTGCGCTTCTGGCGGTGCCGACTGCATGGTGGGTTTTATACCGGACCCGTTTCGGCTTGCGTCTGCGGGCGGTAGGTGAAGCACCAGCGGCGGTTGATACTGCCGGGATCTCGGTAATTCGTCTGCGGTACAGTGCGATCCTGATTTGTGGTCTGCTCGCCGGGTTAGGGGGCGTCTATCTCTCTATGGCACAAACTGCGCAGTTTATTCCCAATATGAGTGCCGGTAAGGGCTATATGGCGCTGGCCGCATTGGTATTCGGGAAGTGGCGTCCGTGGACGGCGATGAGCGCCTGTCTGCTGTTTGGTTTTCTGGATGCCATGGCGATTCGTTTGCAAGGCGTTGAAATTGCAGGCCATACTATTCCGGTTCAAATCATAGAAGCGTTACCGTATATGTTAACCGTATTCCTGCTGGCCGGATTTATCGGCAAAGCTGTTGCGCCAAAAGCACTGGGTACGGCATATGTGAAAGAGCGGGAATAA
- a CDS encoding 3-deoxy-7-phosphoheptulonate synthase, with protein sequence MQKDSLNNINIQSEQVLLTPDELKAKVPVSDETYSFIADARRQIADIVHHQDHRLLVICGPCSIHDMEAAKDYATRLKALHDKYADTLYIVMRVYFEKPRTTVGWKGFINDPNLDGTFDIELGLQKARELLSWLGELRLPLATEALDPISPQYLADLFSWSAIGARTTESQTHREMASGLSMPVGFKNGTDGNLDTAINALKAASSSHRFMGINQQGQVALLQTQGNPDGHVILRGGKQPNYDSVNVALAEQELAKAKLPASLVVDCSHGNSNKNHRLQPLVAENVIRQIQDGNKSIIGIMLESNIGEGAQSSEQPKSDMAYGVSITDACIDWHATDKLLAGCYEELKEPLKDRL encoded by the coding sequence ATGCAGAAAGATTCACTGAATAATATTAATATCCAATCAGAACAAGTACTCCTGACTCCGGACGAGCTGAAAGCCAAAGTCCCGGTTTCGGATGAAACATACTCCTTCATCGCTGATGCCCGTCGTCAGATCGCTGATATCGTTCATCATCAGGATCATCGTTTATTAGTGATCTGCGGTCCTTGTTCTATCCATGATATGGAAGCAGCTAAAGACTACGCCACTCGTCTGAAAGCGCTGCACGACAAATATGCCGATACGCTGTATATCGTAATGCGTGTTTATTTTGAAAAACCACGTACCACTGTCGGCTGGAAAGGCTTTATCAATGATCCAAACCTGGACGGTACATTTGATATCGAGCTGGGCTTGCAGAAAGCACGTGAACTGCTTTCCTGGTTAGGTGAACTGCGTCTGCCACTGGCAACTGAAGCACTGGATCCTATCAGCCCGCAATATCTGGCGGATTTGTTCAGCTGGTCTGCTATCGGTGCGCGTACCACTGAATCTCAGACTCACCGCGAAATGGCTTCTGGTCTTTCCATGCCGGTTGGTTTCAAAAATGGTACTGATGGTAATCTGGATACCGCTATTAACGCATTGAAAGCGGCATCTTCTTCACACCGTTTTATGGGTATCAACCAGCAGGGACAAGTAGCTCTGCTGCAGACACAGGGTAATCCTGATGGTCATGTGATCCTGCGCGGTGGTAAACAGCCTAACTATGATTCTGTTAACGTTGCACTGGCTGAACAGGAACTGGCCAAAGCCAAATTACCAGCCAGCCTGGTAGTGGATTGCAGCCACGGCAACTCTAATAAAAATCACCGCTTGCAGCCACTGGTTGCTGAAAACGTGATCCGTCAGATTCAGGATGGAAATAAATCCATCATTGGTATTATGCTGGAATCAAATATCGGTGAAGGTGCTCAGTCCAGTGAACAGCCAAAATCTGATATGGCTTACGGTGTGTCTATCACTGATGCCTGTATTGACTGGCATGCTACTGATAAATTACTGGCTGGTTGCTACGAAGAGCTGAAAGAGCCTCTGAAAGATCGACTCTGA
- the tyrA gene encoding bifunctional chorismate mutase/prephenate dehydrogenase yields MNEELNALRDQIDHVDKQLVDLLAQRLKLVAGVGEVKSRYGIPVYAPDREAAMLASRRAEAEASGIPADLIEDVLRRVMRESYSSENDSGFKCVKPDLRRIVVVGGKGQLGRLFVQMFRLSGYQVEILEKDDWARADTLLADASVVLVAVPIDISCQIIDQLNNLPADCLLVDITSIKQKPLQHMLAAHAGPVLGLHPMFGPDVASLAKQVIVCCDGRGADQYQWLLEQMQIWGARLQSVTAKEHDDAMSFIQALRHFTTYAYGYHLFEEKADIKCLLALSSPIYRLELAMVGRLFAQDPVLYADIILSSEQNLQLIRRYHQRMGDAIQRLEKGDKQAFISHFQEVSAYFGEYAQQFLKESKQLLAQASDRRHHD; encoded by the coding sequence ATGAATGAAGAGCTGAATGCGTTGCGTGATCAGATTGATCATGTCGACAAGCAACTGGTTGATCTTCTGGCACAGCGTCTGAAATTGGTTGCCGGAGTAGGGGAAGTTAAAAGCCGGTACGGTATACCAGTTTATGCACCGGATCGTGAAGCTGCAATGCTGGCCAGCCGCAGAGCGGAAGCTGAAGCATCCGGCATTCCGGCTGATCTGATAGAAGATGTACTGCGCCGCGTGATGCGTGAATCATACAGCAGTGAAAATGACTCTGGCTTTAAATGTGTCAAACCTGATCTGCGTCGTATTGTTGTGGTCGGTGGTAAGGGTCAGCTGGGACGGTTATTCGTCCAGATGTTCCGTCTTTCCGGCTATCAGGTTGAGATCCTGGAAAAGGATGACTGGGCACGCGCAGATACCCTGCTGGCTGATGCCAGTGTGGTGCTGGTAGCCGTACCGATTGATATTTCCTGTCAGATCATCGATCAATTGAATAACTTGCCGGCGGATTGCCTGCTGGTTGATATCACCAGTATCAAGCAAAAGCCGCTGCAGCACATGCTGGCTGCTCATGCTGGTCCTGTGCTGGGCCTGCACCCGATGTTTGGTCCGGATGTGGCCAGTCTGGCGAAGCAGGTTATTGTTTGTTGTGACGGCCGTGGAGCAGATCAGTATCAGTGGTTACTGGAGCAGATGCAGATCTGGGGTGCCCGTTTACAGAGTGTGACCGCCAAAGAACACGATGATGCGATGAGCTTTATTCAGGCTCTGCGCCATTTCACTACTTATGCATATGGCTACCATTTATTTGAAGAGAAAGCTGACATCAAATGTCTGCTGGCATTAAGCTCTCCGATTTATCGTCTGGAGCTGGCAATGGTGGGGCGTCTCTTCGCTCAGGATCCTGTTTTGTATGCAGATATTATTCTTTCATCAGAACAGAATCTGCAGCTTATCCGCCGTTATCATCAGCGTATGGGTGATGCTATTCAGCGGCTGGAAAAAGGCGATAAACAGGCATTTATTTCTCATTTCCAGGAAGTGTCTGCTTACTTTGGTGAGTATGCACAGCAATTCCTCAAAGAGAGTAAGCAGTTACTGGCGCAGGCCAGTGATCGTCGTCATCACGACTGA
- a CDS encoding TAXI family TRAP transporter solute-binding subunit, whose product MSCMRFCSVYLTNALTWICLTFGISSSSYAAAPVNLTISTGSVSGVYYPAGGAICRQLNKSQRQHLLRCSVTTSPGSVANIQKLRNKEVPLALVQSDIQQHAFTGSVEFVQDGKMPQLRALFSLYPEAFTIIARQDSNIAQLSDLVGKRIDIGNVGSGEHASMQLLMQQLNWKQTDFPVISVLDADERAQALCDNQIDAFVYIAGHPNGAIREATNSCDTQLVAIAPEQLKSILATHPEYKAMTIPGGLYRGNDSDISTFGVSATLLTTDELDEETAYQIVKTTMENLQQLERSHPALKGLKPEDMANAGLTVPLHPGAIRYFKEHNIPLKSL is encoded by the coding sequence ATGTCTTGCATGCGTTTCTGTAGCGTATATTTGACAAATGCACTGACATGGATATGTCTCACATTTGGAATCAGCAGTAGTTCTTATGCCGCTGCTCCTGTCAATCTGACCATATCAACCGGAAGCGTATCTGGTGTTTATTATCCGGCCGGCGGTGCTATCTGCCGGCAATTAAATAAAAGCCAGAGACAACATCTGTTACGTTGTTCTGTGACGACCAGCCCGGGTTCCGTTGCTAATATTCAGAAGCTCCGGAATAAAGAAGTACCATTAGCACTGGTCCAGTCAGATATTCAGCAGCATGCGTTTACCGGTAGCGTGGAATTTGTTCAGGACGGGAAGATGCCTCAGCTAAGGGCTTTGTTCAGCCTCTACCCCGAAGCATTTACCATCATTGCCCGTCAGGACAGCAATATAGCTCAGCTTTCTGATTTGGTCGGAAAACGCATTGATATCGGTAACGTCGGATCCGGTGAGCACGCATCCATGCAGTTGTTAATGCAGCAACTCAACTGGAAACAGACTGATTTCCCGGTAATATCAGTTCTGGACGCTGATGAGCGTGCTCAGGCGCTATGTGATAACCAGATCGATGCTTTTGTATATATTGCTGGCCATCCTAACGGTGCGATCAGGGAAGCAACCAACAGTTGTGATACCCAGCTGGTTGCTATCGCACCAGAACAACTTAAGAGCATTCTGGCCACTCATCCTGAATACAAGGCGATGACTATTCCGGGCGGGTTATATCGTGGAAATGACAGCGATATCAGCACTTTTGGTGTTTCAGCCACTTTGCTGACAACCGATGAACTGGATGAAGAAACAGCCTACCAGATCGTGAAAACCACGATGGAAAATCTGCAACAACTGGAAAGAAGTCATCCGGCCTTAAAAGGATTAAAACCCGAAGACATGGCGAATGCCGGTTTGACTGTCCCGTTACATCCGGGCGCAATCCGTTATTTCAAGGAACATAATATTCCGCTGAAATCGCTTTAG
- a CDS encoding MalY/PatB family protein, translated as MFDFDKQIDRRGTNSLKWNKYRDQDIIPLWVADTDFMAPQGVIDALQQRVAHGVFGYSRPSPRLIELVIERMQQRYGWKIEPEWLLFMPGVVPSLNFGIKAWCRPEQHVITPKPVYYPFLHAPEHNDRPVSYLPMQLVEDRWLPDFAMLEQQAQSADVLLLCNPHNPGGTVFTREELQRIADIAIRHDLIVISDEIHCDLLLEPDAQHIPFASLSPEAAARSAVLMAPSKTFNIAGLCSSFAIIPDSRLRFKLQQAMRGLMADNNLIGLVAAEAAYEHGDEWLQAQIEYLRANRDLVEKTLGCLPGIKIAKLEATYLAWIDVSGLGMADPIAAFEAGGVGLSPGAQFGDKNFVRLNFGCSRTLLQQALDRMVKVIQLTRLAVQK; from the coding sequence ATGTTTGATTTCGATAAGCAGATTGATCGCCGCGGTACAAACAGCCTGAAATGGAATAAATATAGAGATCAGGACATTATTCCATTATGGGTAGCTGATACCGACTTCATGGCACCACAAGGTGTCATTGATGCATTACAGCAACGTGTGGCCCACGGTGTCTTTGGCTATAGCCGTCCATCCCCTCGCCTGATTGAACTGGTGATCGAACGGATGCAACAGCGTTATGGCTGGAAAATTGAACCGGAGTGGCTGCTGTTCATGCCTGGCGTGGTGCCTAGTCTGAATTTTGGAATCAAAGCATGGTGTCGCCCGGAACAGCATGTTATCACACCGAAGCCGGTCTATTATCCATTTCTGCATGCGCCTGAGCATAATGATCGCCCTGTCAGCTATCTGCCAATGCAACTGGTTGAAGATCGCTGGCTGCCCGATTTTGCAATGCTGGAACAACAAGCGCAGAGTGCCGATGTACTGCTGTTATGTAATCCGCATAATCCGGGTGGTACCGTATTTACCCGTGAAGAATTGCAACGCATTGCTGACATTGCAATCCGCCACGACCTGATCGTCATTTCAGATGAAATTCATTGTGACTTGCTACTGGAACCAGATGCACAACATATTCCTTTTGCTTCACTTTCACCTGAAGCCGCAGCACGCAGCGCGGTATTAATGGCCCCAAGCAAAACATTCAATATTGCGGGCCTGTGCAGCTCGTTTGCTATCATTCCGGACAGCCGCTTACGCTTTAAATTACAGCAGGCAATGCGCGGCTTGATGGCTGATAACAACCTGATTGGTCTGGTTGCAGCAGAAGCCGCCTATGAGCATGGTGATGAGTGGTTACAGGCACAAATTGAATACTTACGGGCTAACCGGGATCTGGTTGAAAAGACCCTGGGTTGTTTACCGGGTATCAAAATCGCAAAACTGGAAGCGACGTATCTGGCATGGATTGATGTCTCCGGCTTAGGTATGGCAGACCCTATTGCTGCATTTGAAGCTGGCGGTGTCGGTCTTTCGCCTGGCGCGCAGTTTGGCGATAAAAATTTTGTTCGTCTGAATTTCGGTTGCAGCCGTACATTACTGCAGCAGGCACTGGATCGGATGGTCAAAGTGATTCAATTGACACGGCTGGCGGTTCAGAAGTAA
- a CDS encoding sugar efflux transporter yields MKRLLPAFMRNAVEMSFMGVTFLTGLAIAFLVPVLSLFLSDELHVRPLLVGAFFTVNAVMGIIIGQVLAKYSDNLNNRKPLIMICGIAGILGSLLYAFDRHFGVLISLGIVLMSLCGSMTPQLYALAREYTDAENKQAITFSTVMRAQFSLAWVIGPPLAFFIVANFDFTRLFTGVAVLYLLCVLIIVRYLPVIPRQIVAPDKSAGSIWQNQRLCLLFLSSFLLWTCNSMYLITMPLYISKVLHWQQGLAGWLMGLAAGLEIPVMLLAGRYSLRIGNRRLMLISGVSAVVFYVVLLLSQQPLILFLAQIPNALFIGILAGIGMTCFQDLLPGYAGQASTLFSNSIRCGGIVAGMLAGTITEWFRFDGVFLCALGLSACALLALWRISSL; encoded by the coding sequence ATGAAACGTTTATTACCCGCTTTCATGCGAAACGCGGTCGAGATGAGTTTCATGGGAGTCACATTTCTGACGGGTCTCGCTATCGCGTTTCTTGTGCCGGTATTGAGCCTGTTTCTGAGCGATGAATTGCATGTCCGCCCTTTGCTGGTGGGGGCATTTTTTACAGTGAACGCGGTGATGGGGATCATCATCGGACAAGTGCTGGCCAAGTATTCTGACAACCTTAACAATCGTAAGCCATTGATCATGATCTGTGGTATTGCCGGTATTCTGGGCAGTTTGTTATATGCGTTCGACCGGCATTTTGGTGTGTTGATCAGTCTGGGAATTGTGCTGATGAGCCTTTGTGGATCGATGACTCCTCAGCTTTACGCATTAGCCCGGGAATATACGGATGCAGAAAATAAGCAGGCGATCACTTTCAGTACGGTGATGCGTGCGCAGTTCTCACTGGCATGGGTTATCGGGCCGCCGCTGGCATTTTTTATTGTGGCTAATTTTGATTTTACCCGGCTTTTTACCGGCGTGGCTGTTCTGTATTTACTTTGTGTCCTGATCATCGTGCGCTATTTGCCGGTGATACCACGTCAGATTGTCGCACCGGATAAATCAGCCGGGAGTATCTGGCAAAATCAGCGTTTGTGTCTGTTATTTTTAAGTTCATTTCTGCTGTGGACTTGTAACAGCATGTATCTGATTACTATGCCTCTTTATATCAGCAAAGTACTGCATTGGCAGCAGGGGTTGGCGGGATGGCTGATGGGGCTGGCCGCCGGTCTGGAGATCCCGGTCATGCTGCTGGCTGGCCGTTATAGTCTGCGCATTGGGAATCGCCGGCTGATGCTGATTTCCGGTGTGTCAGCGGTGGTGTTTTATGTGGTATTGCTATTATCGCAACAACCGCTGATCCTGTTTCTGGCCCAGATACCGAATGCCTTGTTTATCGGCATTTTAGCCGGGATTGGGATGACCTGTTTTCAGGATCTGCTGCCGGGATATGCCGGTCAGGCATCAACACTATTCAGTAACAGTATCCGGTGCGGCGGTATTGTCGCGGGAATGCTTGCCGGTACTATTACTGAATGGTTCCGGTTTGATGGCGTGTTTCTCTGTGCCCTGGGATTATCGGCATGTGCATTATTGGCCTTATGGCGGATCAGCTCGCTGTAG
- a CDS encoding LysR family transcriptional regulator, producing the protein MFRPKSTLEQWRIFQAVVEYGGYAQAAEKLNKSQSSLNHAIAKLQQTLGVALLEVRGRKAYLTDAGDMFLRRAKLLNQNMQELELLAHNIHQGWEAEIRLAVEIAHPRRPLNRALQNYYPISRGTHLQLFDSVLGGTEEFIQEHRANIVIAGLVPKGFLGEPLSEVTFLPVCHPQHPMALETGLLTSEELSQHLQIVIRDTAKNPKELTGWLKAEQRWTVTNFHEAIETILSGMGFAWIPQHLVEGFIQRQQLHRIRLREGNERKIFTHLIVPAPERLGPSANCLLECLRLSHPLTASYWLNNKKSAEVELSPPTTAS; encoded by the coding sequence ATGTTTCGTCCGAAAAGCACACTAGAGCAATGGCGTATATTTCAGGCTGTTGTCGAGTATGGTGGTTATGCTCAGGCCGCAGAAAAACTCAACAAGAGTCAGTCGTCTCTCAATCATGCTATTGCCAAACTGCAACAAACGCTCGGCGTTGCTCTGCTGGAAGTCCGTGGCCGTAAAGCCTACCTGACCGATGCCGGCGATATGTTTCTGCGCAGAGCCAAACTGCTCAACCAGAACATGCAGGAGCTGGAGCTGCTTGCGCACAATATTCATCAGGGCTGGGAAGCTGAAATCCGGCTTGCGGTTGAAATTGCGCACCCACGCCGCCCCCTGAACCGCGCGCTGCAGAATTATTATCCCATCTCCCGGGGCACGCACCTGCAACTGTTCGATTCTGTTCTGGGTGGTACGGAAGAGTTTATTCAGGAGCATCGGGCCAACATCGTGATCGCCGGTCTGGTGCCCAAAGGTTTTCTTGGCGAACCATTATCTGAAGTAACATTTCTGCCTGTCTGTCACCCTCAGCATCCGATGGCGCTGGAAACCGGTCTGCTGACCAGTGAAGAGCTCAGTCAGCACTTGCAGATAGTGATCCGCGATACGGCTAAAAATCCGAAAGAGTTAACCGGCTGGCTGAAAGCCGAACAGCGCTGGACCGTCACCAACTTTCACGAGGCAATCGAAACTATTCTTTCCGGAATGGGATTTGCGTGGATTCCGCAACATCTGGTTGAAGGTTTTATTCAGCGGCAGCAGTTACACCGGATCCGCTTGCGCGAAGGTAATGAACGCAAGATTTTCACACATCTGATTGTACCGGCACCAGAACGTCTGGGGCCAAGCGCAAACTGTCTTCTGGAATGCCTGCGTCTGTCACATCCGCTGACAGCAAGTTACTGGCTGAATAACAAGAAATCAGCTGAGGTTGAACTCAGCCCGCCAACTACAGCGAGCTGA
- the sohB gene encoding protease SohB: MAFIYDYGLFAAKSITLVTVIALGVITIIAAIARNKMRKGALDITDLSADYQKNKKHLIESLLNKEQRKAFTKEQKKEAKEQKKNAAESTKSRLFLIDFKGGMDAREVSSLREEITAVLTMAKSDDEVLIRVESGGGVVHGYGLGASQLQRIRDQGLYLTVSIDKVAASGGYMMACVAQKIIAAPFAIVGSIGVVAQLPNFNRLLKKHDVDVELHTAGQFKRTLTIFGENDDKAREKFKAELETVHQQFKQFVSEHRPRMDMEQIATGEHWLAAEAKKLGLVDELRTSDDYLLSQFEQKQVIKVTYHNKKGLADRFSHAASLAVERAVYRIIETCKIPF; this comes from the coding sequence ATGGCATTTATTTATGATTATGGTTTATTTGCTGCAAAGAGTATCACACTTGTTACAGTGATTGCTTTGGGTGTGATCACTATCATAGCTGCAATAGCCCGGAATAAAATGCGTAAAGGTGCTTTGGATATCACCGATCTTTCCGCAGATTATCAGAAAAATAAGAAGCACTTGATTGAATCATTACTGAACAAAGAACAGCGTAAAGCTTTTACTAAAGAGCAGAAAAAAGAAGCGAAAGAACAGAAAAAAAATGCAGCTGAATCAACAAAGTCCCGTCTGTTCCTGATTGATTTTAAAGGTGGAATGGATGCACGGGAAGTTTCATCGCTGCGTGAGGAAATTACGGCTGTATTAACCATGGCCAAAAGTGATGACGAAGTGCTGATCCGGGTAGAGTCGGGTGGCGGTGTCGTGCATGGCTATGGTCTGGGGGCGTCTCAGTTACAGCGCATTCGTGATCAGGGTTTGTATCTGACTGTATCGATCGATAAAGTCGCTGCCAGTGGTGGTTATATGATGGCTTGTGTGGCGCAGAAAATTATTGCGGCACCCTTCGCTATCGTGGGTTCTATCGGTGTCGTTGCTCAGTTACCCAACTTTAACCGTTTGCTGAAGAAACATGATGTTGATGTTGAATTGCACACTGCCGGACAATTCAAGCGCACCCTGACTATCTTCGGCGAGAATGACGACAAGGCCCGTGAGAAATTTAAAGCTGAACTGGAAACGGTGCATCAGCAATTCAAACAGTTCGTCAGTGAACATCGTCCGCGGATGGATATGGAGCAGATTGCTACCGGTGAACATTGGCTGGCAGCAGAAGCAAAAAAATTAGGATTGGTTGATGAGTTGCGTACCAGCGATGATTATCTGCTGTCTCAGTTTGAACAGAAGCAGGTGATTAAAGTGACTTACCACAATAAAAAAGGTCTGGCCGATCGCTTCTCACATGCAGCGTCATTAGCTGTCGAAAGAGCCGTCTACCGCATCATCGAGACCTGTAAAATCCCGTTCTGA